Genomic DNA from uncultured Methanospirillum sp.:
CCTTGGTGATCATGATCTCCCTGCTGAATGCAGGCATGATGTATTGTGATTCGAGTTCCCGATAATCTGATTCGAACTTCATTATTTCATCTCATTCATATTCGATGGTTGCCGGCGGTTTGGGGGTGATGTCATATACAACCCTTGAAACTGCCGGAATGGTTGAGGTAATCCGCCCCTGGATCTCTGCCAGGTCTTCCCAGGAGATCTCTATTGGATCGGCGGTCATCCCGTCACGTGAGTTTACTGCTCTCACGGCAACGATCCAGCCATGCAAACGGTTGTCGCCTTTTACGCCGGTCCCGAGGCCGACAAGGGCTGCAAGGCACTGCCATGGACGGTACTTCTCGACCAGAACGTCCTCTACGATCGCGTTGGCCTCTCTGACAACCTCTATAGCCTCACGGGTGACTGCTCCGACAACCCTGACCGAGAGTCCCGGGCCCGGGAAGGGCATCCGGTGAGCAATCTCACTCGGGAGACCGAGTGCCTCTGCAACCTCCCTGACCTCGTCTTTGTAGAGCTCACGAAGCGGCTCTATCACTTTGCTGAACTCCATCGAGAGGGGCATGCCACCAACATTGTGATGGCTCTTGATGCCGCCCTCACTCTCGATGCAGTCCGGGTAGATCGTTCCCTGGAGCAGGTACTTTGCCCCTGTTGCCCGTGCCTCCCGCTCAAAGACCCTGATAAACTTCTCACCGATGATCTTGCGTTTTTTCTCAGGGTCTGCCTCGCCGGCGAGGGCCGTGATGAACTCCTCGCCTGCGTCGATCACACGGACACCCAGATGCCCGAAGATCTCGCTGATCCGTCTGGTCTCTCCCTTTCGCATCAGCCCGGTATCAACATAGATCGGGATCAGTTTCTCGCCGATGGCACGAGATGCCAGTTCTGCGCAGACTGAACTGTCAACACCGCCAGAGAGGGCGATGACCGCATGCTCATCTCCTGCCTCCTCCTGAATCTTCCTGATCGACTCTGCAATGAACTTCTCAACCTTGACCATTACTCTACCCCCTTCTTCATCTTCAGTGCTGCTTCCACAAACCCGAGGAACGGCGGTGACGGCCTTGTCGGGCGTGACCTGAACTCGGGATGGAACTGTGTCGCAAAGAAGAACGGATGTTCGGGGATCTCAACGATCTCCATCCGATTCCCCCAGGTCCCAGAGAAGACAAGGCCTGTATTCTCCATATCCGCGATGTAGGAAGGTTCCACCTCGTACCTGTGCCGATGACGCTCGGTGATCTCACTGGCACCATACAACTTCATCGCAAGGGTTCCCGGCTTTACAGATATCTGGTAATCTCCAAGGCGCATTGTCCCTCCGAGATCCTCTACCCCATCCTGCTCGGGGAGGATGGTTATCACTTCAGTACCCTTGGCGCACTCACTGCTGCAGGCATCAGCCCATCCAACCACATGCCTTGCAAACTCGACAACCGAGAGCTGGAACCCGAGACAGAGCCCGAGCAATGGGATCTTCTCCTCTCGTGCAAGTTGTATCGCACTGATCTTCCCTTCGATACCCCTGACACCGAATCCTCCCGGAATCAGGATGCCGTCACATTCCCTGAGTTCTGCTCTCTCAACGCGTTCTGCATCAAGCCAGCGGATCGAGACCTCGGTGGAGAGTGCCCGGCCGGCGTGCTTGAGTGCCTCCTTGATCGAGAGGTAGACATCCTCTTTGCCGTACTTGCTCACGATCCCGACAGTCACACGCTGGGTGTATTCCCTGGTGACGATACGGTACCAGTCAGGATCGAGTGGTTCGTTTGCCAGCTTCAGGTGCTGACAGAGAACCTTGGAGAGTCCCTCCTTCTCAAGTTCCATCGGGACCTGGTAGATATCTGGCGCTGTGGTTGCGCTGATGACCGCGTACTGGGGGATGTCACAGAGAGAGGAAATCTTCTTCTTGGTATTGAGTGATATCGGGCGTTCACTTCTTCCGACGATGATGTCAGTAAAGAGCCCGAGCTCACGAAGTGCCTTCACCGAATGCTGGGTCGGCTTGGTCTTGAGATCTCCCATCGAGTCCGAGGGCATCAGAGTGACATGAACGAGCGCGCGGTCTTCAGGGGGCAGTTCACTGCGCATCTGTCTGACAGATTCGAGGAATGGCATACTCTCGATGTCGCCAACAGTCCCGCCAACCTCAACGATGCAGATGTCAGCTTCCTTCCCGTCAAAGACCTTTTCAGATGCCGCTAACCGGATGCACTCCTTGATCTGATCGGTGATATGGGGGATTATTTGGACAGTCTGGCCCAGGTAGTCTCCCCTGCGTTCCTTATCGATGACCAGCCGGTAGACCTTCCCGGTTGTAATATTGTGGGATGAGTTCAGCTCGATATCAAGGAACCGTTCATAATTGCCAAGGTCGAGATCCACCTCACCGCCATCATGGAGAACATATACCTCACCATGCTGGGCCGGATTCATGGTTCCTGCGTCGATATTCAGGTATGGATCGATCTTGACCGCAGTGACATTATATCCCCGGTTTTTCAAAAGCCGTCCTATTGATGCAGCGGTGATCCCTTTGCCAAGACCACTCATCACGCCGCCGGTGATAAAGATATACTTCATGCCTCCCCTCAGAAAAACTCAGCAGAAGAGTTGGTTTCGATCCCTCTAATACCAAACGGCCCCTGACTCATAGGGCTGAAAACCCTGGCTTCAGAGATATCTTCTCCTGAAAGAGTAGGCCGGGCCCGGCCCGCAAGAGTGATCATCGCCATCTTCTTCCCTCTGGTGAAAGAAGCCATTAGTGAAATGTCATATCTTGATGATATCGAAAATTCAGGTCAGAAAGCAAACCCGTTCTTCTGTCTCATGGGGATACAGCCCAAAACATATGGGGAGGGCAGGGCCTGCCTTGAGATGACAGTCAGGCCGGATATGACCAACGGGGAGGGCTGGCTTCAGGGAGGGATGTACACCTCCCTCGTTGACGAAGCGATGGCACTTGCTATTTACACTCTGCTCGATGACGGGCAGATGATAGCTACCATATCCTGCACAACAACATTTCTCCGGGGGGTCAGGGCAGAAGAGATCGTCCTTGCAGAAGCATGGGTGGTCAGAAAAGGCAGGCAGATCATCTTTACCGAAGGAAGAGTCTGTAGTGCTGACGGAAGAACTGAACTTGCCAGGTGTTCTGCGTCATTTATTGTACGATAACAGACAGGATCCCCAGAATCTATAAAACCACATACGGAGAACCAGCTGGGAAGCCACTGTCAATGAGATACAGTATCATTATTCCGGCATACAATGAGGAGAAGCGGATCGGGAAGCTTCTGCAGAGCCTCTCCGACCCGCAGGCAGAGTTCATCTTTGTCTGTGACGGGACCGACCGGACCCCGGAAGTGATACAGGAGTTCTCATCAATGCACCCGGGTCTTACGGTCCGGTGCCTGAAATATTCACACAGGCTTGGAAAAGGTGGCGGGGTCTATGAAGGGTTCAGGGCTGCTAATGCCCCACTGATCGGATTCATGGATGCGGATAACTCCACAGAATACTCCGAGATGATCCGCCTCATAAACCAGATCGGTGATAATGCCGGTATCATCGGCTCCCGCCATATGCCTGAATCGACAATCGAGATTCATCAACCCCTGTCACGACGGTTCCAGAGCAGGGCGTTTAATCTCATCATCAGACTTCTCTTCGGGCTGCAGTTCTACGATACCCAGTGCGGAGCAAAGGTCTTTCGCAAGGATGCTGTTGACCGGGTTCTCCCGGATTTACGTGCAAAAGGATTTGAGTTTGATGTCGAACTCCTCTGGCACCTGAGACGGGCCGGGCTTCAGGTTCT
This window encodes:
- the guaA gene encoding glutamine-hydrolyzing GMP synthase, producing MVKVEKFIAESIRKIQEEAGDEHAVIALSGGVDSSVCAELASRAIGEKLIPIYVDTGLMRKGETRRISEIFGHLGVRVIDAGEEFITALAGEADPEKKRKIIGEKFIRVFEREARATGAKYLLQGTIYPDCIESEGGIKSHHNVGGMPLSMEFSKVIEPLRELYKDEVREVAEALGLPSEIAHRMPFPGPGLSVRVVGAVTREAIEVVREANAIVEDVLVEKYRPWQCLAALVGLGTGVKGDNRLHGWIVAVRAVNSRDGMTADPIEISWEDLAEIQGRITSTIPAVSRVVYDITPKPPATIEYE
- a CDS encoding CTP synthase, encoding MKYIFITGGVMSGLGKGITAASIGRLLKNRGYNVTAVKIDPYLNIDAGTMNPAQHGEVYVLHDGGEVDLDLGNYERFLDIELNSSHNITTGKVYRLVIDKERRGDYLGQTVQIIPHITDQIKECIRLAASEKVFDGKEADICIVEVGGTVGDIESMPFLESVRQMRSELPPEDRALVHVTLMPSDSMGDLKTKPTQHSVKALRELGLFTDIIVGRSERPISLNTKKKISSLCDIPQYAVISATTAPDIYQVPMELEKEGLSKVLCQHLKLANEPLDPDWYRIVTREYTQRVTVGIVSKYGKEDVYLSIKEALKHAGRALSTEVSIRWLDAERVERAELRECDGILIPGGFGVRGIEGKISAIQLAREEKIPLLGLCLGFQLSVVEFARHVVGWADACSSECAKGTEVITILPEQDGVEDLGGTMRLGDYQISVKPGTLAMKLYGASEITERHRHRYEVEPSYIADMENTGLVFSGTWGNRMEIVEIPEHPFFFATQFHPEFRSRPTRPSPPFLGFVEAALKMKKGVE
- a CDS encoding PaaI family thioesterase encodes the protein MSYLDDIENSGQKANPFFCLMGIQPKTYGEGRACLEMTVRPDMTNGEGWLQGGMYTSLVDEAMALAIYTLLDDGQMIATISCTTTFLRGVRAEEIVLAEAWVVRKGRQIIFTEGRVCSADGRTELARCSASFIVR
- a CDS encoding glycosyltransferase family 2 protein, which encodes MRYSIIIPAYNEEKRIGKLLQSLSDPQAEFIFVCDGTDRTPEVIQEFSSMHPGLTVRCLKYSHRLGKGGGVYEGFRAANAPLIGFMDADNSTEYSEMIRLINQIGDNAGIIGSRHMPESTIEIHQPLSRRFQSRAFNLIIRLLFGLQFYDTQCGAKVFRKDAVDRVLPDLRAKGFEFDVELLWHLRRAGLQVLEVPVVWNDTGDSRLQTSDAFSMFSTLLRLRLGIGAHD